CTGCCCTACCTCGACGGCGTCGACTTCGCCATGGCCCAGGACGCCGAAGTGGTGCTGCTCAACGTGCTCCGGGGCGACATCGACATGATCGAGCGCAACGTCACCACCACCAAGAACAAGCCGGTGCTGGCCCGGGACCGGGCCAAGGGGCACTACCGCTTCTTCGACCTGGCGTCGGACAAGCTCAACACCCTGACGATCATGCTCAACCTCACCTGCAAGGACGAGGCGAAGCGGGAGGTCTTCGGCAGCCGCGACTTCCGCATCGGCCTCTCGTACGCCATCGACCGCCGGAAGGTCATCAAGGCGGTGCACGCCCGGCAGGGCGAGCCCTGGCAGGTCGCCCCCGCGCGCGACTCCGGCTTCTTCGACGAGGAGATGGCCAAGCAGTACACCGAGTACGACCCGGACAAGGCGAACGAGCACCTCGACCGGGCCGGTCTGCGGCGGGACGGCGACGGGCCGCGGCGCGGCCCGGACGGCGAGCCGTTCTCCTTCCGCATCCTGGTCAGCGCCGGTGCCGGGAAGCCCGAGCTGGCCGACGCGCTGGAGATCATCAAGCCCATGTGGGAGGCCGTCGGCGTACGGATGAGCGTGCAGGCGGAGGACGAGACCCTGCGCATGCAGCTCATCCAGGGCAACGGCCACGAGGCGCTCGCCTGGGACGGGGACGGCGCCCTGGACCCAGTCAGCACCCCCGCCTTCTTCATGCCGGAGTGGGGCGAGAACAACGCCTTCTGCCCCGAGTGGTTCACCTGGCTGGCCACCGGAGGACGGGAGGGCATGGAGCCGCCGGCCCACGCCAAGGAGCAGTACCGCCTCTACCACGAGGAGATCGCGGCCGAGACGGACGGGAAGCGGCGCGCGGCGACGATGAAGCAGATCCTCGCCATCGCGAAGGAGCAGTTCTACACCATCGGGATCAGCACCCCGCTGCCCGGCTACGGCGTCGTCGGCGAGACCTTCCGCAACGTGCCCGAGAAGAGCTTCTTCGCCGCCAAGTTCCCCATGCCGGGGGCCATGAACCCCG
The Streptomyces sp. CNQ-509 DNA segment above includes these coding regions:
- a CDS encoding ABC transporter substrate-binding protein — encoded protein: MTGRIDRRRLLMAGGSLVAAGAVGGLTLNGCDFSTDPAGGADTGPVEGKGQAPELQRLVDEGKLPALPKRLPAEPLVVRPVDRAAAYGGTWRNALIGAGDAGRLGYAFAYENLVRWDRDWKKIIPNVAESFSESEDATRVTFRLRKGLRWSDGEPFTADDIEFAFRDLIMNKEIIPDTPGQYTVGGGPAKLRKIDAYTVEFTFAGPNALYLTGMANEVYDMLTRLPKHYLGQFHPDLSPDAEKAATELDYAGPMELLQDALYAGMLWKDPRLPRLHAWLPDDAIGGGTRMRFTRNPYYFKVDPEGNQLPYLDGVDFAMAQDAEVVLLNVLRGDIDMIERNVTTTKNKPVLARDRAKGHYRFFDLASDKLNTLTIMLNLTCKDEAKREVFGSRDFRIGLSYAIDRRKVIKAVHARQGEPWQVAPARDSGFFDEEMAKQYTEYDPDKANEHLDRAGLRRDGDGPRRGPDGEPFSFRILVSAGAGKPELADALEIIKPMWEAVGVRMSVQAEDETLRMQLIQGNGHEALAWDGDGALDPVSTPAFFMPEWGENNAFCPEWFTWLATGGREGMEPPAHAKEQYRLYHEEIAAETDGKRRAATMKQILAIAKEQFYTIGISTPLPGYGVVGETFRNVPEKSFFAAKFPMPGAMNPEQFAIGA